Sequence from the Helianthus annuus cultivar XRQ/B chromosome 13, HanXRQr2.0-SUNRISE, whole genome shotgun sequence genome:
TTACGGATATATCAATATCTAAGATAAAAACGTGCACATGTGACATACCCTATCTAATTACGGATATCAATATCACTTTCACACGCCAGTGTGAATTTTtgacacgacacgaacctaacacgaagtTCATGAGTTTGGGTTTAGTTTATACGGGTTcaggtcagtttcaggttgaactcGTTTAGCTtaacgggtcaggttcgggtcaacctgaTCGGGTTGACGAgttgacccgtttaacctatgtatgccatggttgtaaaaatcctaactaggcgccgattaatcccagattaatcccgattaatcgttAGTCTCTACCCTTACTACAACTCTGatgtatattatattatattttttacaatatatatttaaatgtaattgtattatataTTTGTGATTTTGTTTTCGtaaattttaatattaatatattaattttcagGAAAAAGAAATAAAAGTTAAAATAATTCGAATGGATGGGTCCCACTAATATTCAGGTCGTGTTTGGGTTCATATGTATATGACACAATATTCGGGTTCGGGTCGTATTCGGATTCATCTAAAATTGTCGGGTTTAGGTCAGGTTGAACCCGTCACCCCACGAACAGTGGCGGATTCAGAAACTTTTTGTAAgggttccttttggtagattCTCACTATCTTTTTTTCTAAATCATACAAAGTTCTTACTAATTTTTCCATTCTTCCCAAACCGAATGGGTTCCTGGAACCCATCAAAAAGGCCTAGATTCGCCCATGCCCACTAACACAACCTGTTTAACACCTCTACTTTCATCTTTAGGATAGAGAGGGAATATCTTACCACCACGAATACATTCGTTCGCTAGCAGCTTGCTAGGGACTTTTGCAAggtcttaaaatatatatatttttgtctTTCCCAAAGATATAATAATGTTTTTGAGTTGAATACTTTTGCTCAAAAAATCGATTTCAGTCAAAAGAACTTTTTGGCCGCTTTTGGCCCACTTGTTTCAGTTCATTGTCATTTAAGTACAGTCAATTAAAAAAGCTTAAAAATTAAAAGAAAGCTTTTTAATTAAGGGGAAATAGCCAAAATAGCCCTGACTGACTTAGTCAAAGTTTCAAGAATAGCCAATTTAAACGGCAGACTTTTCCTCAAACCTTAAACGTCTCAAACCAAAAGTTAAGAGGTTTCCTCATCAACCACCCACCGAAAGCCACGTGTCCACAAGTGCTGAAACGTCTCAGAACACTGAAACGTCTCAGAACCTGAAACGTCTACAACTGTTCCTCTTTCTCGTTTTCTGCTGTTTTCTCTCTATACGACCGCTCGTTTTCTGGCAATCCTCTCCGGCGATTAAGTTTTGACGTCAGCGAAGTTGTGGTAGGTGACGGTGATAAAACCCAGATGGTGATCACACACTGACCGGAGCTACGGTGATAAAACCCAGATGGTTTTGAGATGTTGGTCCGGTCTATTGAAGTTGTGCTAGGTGACAGTGGTGGGGGTTGTGGTTAGTAACGGTTTTTGTGGTGGGCGGAGAGTGACGATTGTTGgtaggtgatggtggtggttggttgGTACGTGACCGTGGACCGTGGTGGTTTACAGTGGTGTTTGTGGtgggtggagggtggtggtgctcggtgagggtggtggtggtgctcaGTGAAGAAGAAAGAGGAACAgtagttgtagagagagaaatGAATGGTAACTGGTTTGGATGATAAAGTAGGTGCAAAGAATTTCAATTTACAATGCTTGTTTACCTGGTTGCAATTATTTGGAATTATTTTCTTTTGTGGACAAGTGGCTTTCGTGGATTGGTTGCCGGTTAAGACGTTTCAGGTTTGAGGAAAAGTCTTAAAGAGCCGTTTGAATTGGCTATTTTTGAAACTTTGACCAAGTCTCGGCTATTTTGGCTATTTCCCCTTTAATTAATTTGGAGTCTTTTTCATTGTTCTCTTTCTTAAAATTGACAAACTTTTAATGGCATGTTTATTAATGGCTTGAAGTTGGTTGTTCAATCTTTGGCATAATAAAAACAAAGTACATACAAACTGAATATTGCAAACAACAAAGAATGGTCTCCAACTTTCTAAAGTGCAGAGTTTTGAGCCACAAAAGAGGTGAATTTTGACACATAAAAGAGCTGAATATTGAGCCATTAAAGAGTAGAAGTTGGTGGCATAAAAGTGCAGAATATTGAGGCATAAAACTGCAGAATTAtgactaggggtgtaaacaagcccagaggatcgagagctactcgtgatcggctcggttaaaagctcgaacgagtcaagtcttaacgagcccgagcctgaaatacagctcgtttagttatcgagcccgagctcgaacctgaaatacaaagctcgtttaggctcgcgagcccaaacagacttttagtttttttttatatataatataataatataataataataacattgcCAAGCCGagctttgacatgtttaagcgATATTGAAATGAGCTCGAGCTGAGCTTTTAGCTCGGTTGATGTTGTTCCCAAAATAGCTCAAGCTTTAGGTTTTACTcgcaagccgagctcgagctaaAATAAGTAGGCTTGAACAGTGGCGAAGCTTAAAATTTTttacggggggtcgaaaacgtatatacccaaaaatttctatagaaccgggggggggggggggggggggtcgaaaacatatatacccaaaaagtttctatatgaaaactacatatataacactactggccgaaaagttcggggggtcgggcgcccctcctgGCCCCTTCAAAGCATCGCCCCTCGGCTTGAaccgagctgagctcgagcttcACACAACATGatgagccgagcttgagcctggtctggctcggcccggctcgtttacacccatAATTACGACCGCTAAATAGTGGAATTTTGACCATTAAAGAGCAGATTTTTAGGCATAAAACTGCAGAACTTTGAGGCATAAAACAGCATATTTTTAAACCAAACATTGCAGAATTTTGACCAGCAACAATGAAACAATTTAACTCATACAACCTGCAAAATTCCCAATGAAATTCAAGCCTTTTGCCATACAAACTGAATTGAAGCTAaggtttatataaaataaataataaaatccATACAACCTACAAAATGCCCAATGCAATTCAACCAAAATGTGGAATAATGCAAACTGCAAATATTCCTAATGCATTACATAAAAACAACACACATAGCTGACCATCATAAGTTCATGAAGCTTACGAAAGACTTAACGTTAAACTACATACCATAATAGACATAGACATAAACCACATCGACTGTCGTTTGATCATTTGCTCTTGGAATAGGATTTGACACCTGAAAAAaccaatttgactagatctttcaTAACTCCCAGTAGAAGCTTTTCTGTCGGGGCGAGACATTCGTTTATATCATCTAATGCTTCGTTTATATCATCTAATGCATCTAATGCTTCTTTGCGGCTTTCTTCTCTCTCTAGTATAAAAATGTTTGTTAAATACATACGAGTTATAAGCTGATCATTAGTATATTGAGTCTCACAGCTTCTattaggcctgtaaatgaactgtccgttcatttaactttaaccgaacatgaacacgaacatataaccgaacacaattttttgttcgtgttagTTTATTAAGAAAATGGGCATGTCCGTGTTCCtttaaaacctaaacgaacaTAAACCGACAAACTTAAACGATCAAAATtgaacaaacataaataaacacaaaacgtaaacgaacataaggtaatttttttatataaattcctTATATGTATTAATTCATAAGAATAAGAATATGAGCAACAGtaacttttttttgttttattatggTTTTGTCTTTTATGCTTTTCCTTTTTCATATATAAACTTTAAGATTATATTTATGTAACAAAACTTTGGCTTTGTtataattttgtaacaaaaattaaattagtttagtttttttataatagttttgttttacgttttttcTCGGGTTTGTTGTTATTTGGTTGCTATATAGCACGATGTTTGTTGGTCATATTTTGTCTATTTTTAACCCCCTCAAAATTTTAATATGTGTCGGTATATATTCGAATTCGTCTATGGTTTACGTCACATGAGTCACTAAGCGTTAAAATTCATGATTTTATTTCACATTTTTTCTCGGTTTTGGTCTTCGTTTAGTTGCTACTTAGCACGACTTTATGCCTCCCCACTCCGCAACACTGGTAGCATGATTTTACACCCCCTATCCCGCAACGTGGGGGGTTAAGACTAGTTAGTGATTAATTACGACAAATTTCATTGGAAAACCAATTTTATTACTAGAAATCCAATTAACAAttagttatatatttatataagtagttagaaaggTCATTTTATGTTTAGTATTTATAGAACTTTATATACTTATGTATTTAAATTGGAAAGACCATAAAtaaacgttcatgaacataaacgaaAGAACAAtacgtgtgttcatgttcgttcgtttttTAAATAAACGAACTTTCCGCCGATCAATTCATGAACTTCCGGTTCGTTTACAAGCCTAGCTTCAATGCACTTAACTCTCACTATCATTATCTTCATAACTTTTCATTATTTATTGGAGTTTGTTGAAAACTCATTTTCATAATATTTAACAAAATATACATAGATATTCAATTTGCATCCTTTTTATTTGTGTATATAAACACATTTGCATAGCAAATTCAATAGTGAGTTGAGATGGATCATTTATACCTTGAACAAGTCGTGCTTTGACGTTTCGCACTGCTGTTTCcgcttcctcttcttcttcttcctcctcttcctccgGGATAGTAAAACAAGCATTTGAAGTCACTTTTTCACATGATGCCATCTCACCCCCAACATGAATAACATTTTGACAAAAATTACATGTGAGTATCTCTCTTCCTGTTTCATCGACGGATAGAGTTACATGTTTCGATGATCTATCCCTCTTCAATCTTCTAGTTGGTTGAACCGAAGAGTTGGGTTGAGATTGTGATTGAACTGGTTCGTTTCTTGCAGTTGATTGAACCGATTGAGACTGTGTTTGAATTACTCCTTCCGCGATACTTGGAATCTGAAATTTAACATATTACACCAAGTAGAAAGTCATTTACATCATACTTGTTAACTCGCAACTCAACTTGTGACTCGTTTTCCTAATTCTTGAATCGCGTCTATACTCGTAAGAGTCACGATAATCAGGGGTGTGAATTTATGACACAACACGAACCTAACACAAAAATTcgcgggtttgggtttagtctaaacagGTTTGGTAAGTTTCTGGTTGAActcgtttagctaaacgggtcaggttcaggtcaacccggtcgggttggcaggttgacccgtttaacccactTATATTgcattatatttttttacaatatgttttatatCATAAATTAAAGTGGGAGTGTATTTTATGCCGTAAAAAAAGAAATTGACATagaattttataatttaaatgtaatagtattatatacatttgtgtttcttTTTGTAttaaattttagtttttttttaatatattcatttgtggaaaaaatttaaaaatgaaaaattcaggttgaacgggtcgtgtttggCTCAACCCATGAATATTCAGGTCATGTTTAAGTTCATATGTATGGCACAATTTTCGGGTTCGTGTCGTGTTTGGATTCGTCTAGAATTTTTGGGTTCGGATCAGGTTGAACCCACCAACCCAACCCGTGAGCACCACCCTTTTAGCACCCCTAACAATAATATAAAATACGTATGTTACAATAAGCTTCAAATATGACCCCATACCTGAGTAACTGAAGAAACCACATTCTCCGACATCGATCTTCCTCGCAAAAAACATAAGATTTACGACGTATTTGTAAAGAAGATGGATTGTTTTGTTTCATGTTTTGTATACTGACATAATAACAATCTTTAATGACACATAATAAGTAGGCAAATTACTCATACAGTAAATGTAAACATGAATGAAGTTGTACATACATGAACATGTGTGAGTTAACAAGATTGTTACTAAAGTACAAACAATAAACGGAttcaaacataaaaaaaataaaataaaaaaacaatctaagaaaaagaaaagaaatacaAGTTACAAAAAATATATATGGATTAAGTAATGTAACCGAGAAATAAAAGACTTACAACTGGTTGATCTTCTCCTTGTTACTGTGAAatgtgttgatgatgatgagaCTACACCTGCTGCTTGAAAGGCAAACGTCTCTCGTGGGTTTGTAGATGGATGTCAAGTGAAGGTGCAACACCACCTACTCAATGAGGAAATAAGAGAGAGAACAAAGCTTCTTCAACAAGATTTATTTgcattaatattatattatattatacttacattaatatatttatttatatattgtgATTTTAATTTTAAAGTGGTTATGAATAGTAAgttataaaaattattttttttttaatttttaatagtattctatatattatttaatttatttgataTTTTAGCAATAACTTGTGTTCGTTAActtaaaaaaaagagaaaaatgctcggatagtccctgtggtttcgtcttttttcacctttagtccttaactttctaaaattacctgaatagtccccaacttttcagtttttgttcccggatagtccctgggtctaacttcagtttattttctctgttaagtgggtgtgaaatgaccaatttaccctttccttaaaaagggcaaaccacagggactagaTCAGAAACATTATCATCTTTCACCATTAAAacctttcttcctcttctttgtgTTTTCTCCGGCGAACAAGACCCACTTCACCTCACCCTATTTCACCTCCGATTACCCCATCATTAATCATCGCCGGAGACCACCTCTCCACTTTCAAACCTCCGATCGATCACCACCATCTATGCCCCACTTCAACGTTTGACAGTCAGTATAGTTAGGGCACGTAGCCTCACTATCTTCTTATTCATCATCCACCATTAACACATTCCAAAAGCTACAATCACAATCACAGTCACACTCACTAGCTTCTTATTCATCACAAACTCTATTATTATTTGCTCTAATGGCTACAtctgcttcagcttcagcttctttGCAATCAATCCCTTCATATGTAAAACaatcacacaccaccaccaccaccaccaccggagCAGCTCCTAATCTTCTTTCATTCAGAACCTTTATTAACCCCGTTTCTTCAAAGAAACTGACCACCAACGTTAATGTTTCCGGCAGTCGGAAGGCGTTTACTATCAAAAGTCAAAGCAACCCCTCAGATTCTTCTAGACCCAGTAAGAAACTGACCACCAACGTTAATGTTTCCAACAAggtaattttatatttattttgattGGTTTTGTTTTCGGAACAAAGATCTAAAGTTACCAAATCCGGTACATGTGTACAGTGCGGATCTTCAAACAAGATTAGGGATCACTGCCGGAATATGTATTCTGATAAAAAACATGCCGGAAAAGAAAGGTGACAGGTACGAAGCTATTTACAGCTTCCACTTGGGAGATTACTGGCAGATATCCGTACAGGGTGCTTACGTCACAACGGAGGATACCTATCTTTCCGTCGCCGGAGCATACGGTCAAGTGAAGCTGGTCATTTCAAGAAGAGGAAGAAGGGTTTTAATGGGGAAGATGATAATGTTTCTGATATAGTCCCTCTGGTTTGCcctttttaaggaaagggtaaattggtcatttcacacccacttaacagagaaaacaaattgaagttagacccagggactatccgagaacaaaaaatgaaaagttggggactattcaggtaattttagaaagttagggactaaaggtgaaaaaaggcgaaaccacagggactatccgagcatttttctctaaaaaaaactaaattagggtctactttattttttaacattcaGTGGGCATTGGATTGGTATTGATACGGTTCATTACAGATGTGGTACATCAAACAC
This genomic interval carries:
- the LOC110902211 gene encoding allene oxide cyclase 4, chloroplastic-like encodes the protein MATSASASASLQSIPSYVKQSHTTTTTTTGAAPNLLSFRTFINPVSSKKLTTNVNVSGSRKAFTIKSQSNPSDSSRPNLKLPNPVHVYSADLQTRLGITAGICILIKNMPEKKGDRYEAIYSFHLGDYWQISVQGAYVTTEDTYLSVAGAYGQVKLVISRRGRRVLMGKMIMFLI
- the LOC110903508 gene encoding uncharacterized protein LOC110903508, producing MSENVVSSVTQIPSIAEGVIQTQSQSVQSTARNEPVQSQSQPNSSVQPTRRLKRDRSSKHVTLSVDETGREILTCNFCQNVIHVGGEMASCEKVTSNACFTIPEEEEEEEEEEAETAVRNVKARLVQEREESRKEALDALDDINEALDDINECLAPTEKLLLGVMKDLVKLVFSGVKSYSKSK